Proteins from one Coturnix japonica isolate 7356 chromosome 5, Coturnix japonica 2.1, whole genome shotgun sequence genomic window:
- the LOC107315461 gene encoding inositol 1,4,5-trisphosphate receptor-interacting protein-like 1, with protein MIMALVFVLALLVRALSVSVNTDVLMLENVQRREVDLQKHMIPPQHEIEQRNEQQSWVDMSSLLFALLQYWKIWFSMGLILLLFWNMVQSLKMKKRDESSSENDSSSGKEEASGVKEEEEEEVEKEEQEEHQEEQVEQVEQVGQQEQVEQEEQVEQEVQVEQEDQQEHVELVEQQVQVEQGEQQEQVEQVEMEEQEEEEDDEEEDFKDSALTKFLKQRALAKVEGRATRCPIVEELMNELLQTFRLLWSNSFFPVLQPAIGVGSAFEGWSPREWDTVYCLLVPIEAPPGHSFFLELGDEGHGLARNSRVRVELQCMCQREKLLGNVLCFLHHEEEELSQNQDPSLLQTLCTDSYLDVERTVTWFTVQVAAIWKTTHHAHAYSLKVLPSRRSCKLQLTEAYSGEKVLVELLFGVQQEYSDIYLTSQNTDAGFTPSTTWPQSCAVAEKKFFQHTARSTGQDSSHLHCLTLLASILVGMGFSTYVIKTLVLHSLAIIPLKKWRRKYFLNRMENLLRYLRFCLDEKCLNHFFLGSKSVHSTIVLPQSFRSAKPLNLFQHLEEDPDAHSIALREFRELKDRYIRLLLFGR; from the exons ATG ATCATGGCTTTGGTGTTTGTTCTCGCATTGTTGGTGCGGGCGCTAAGTGTCAGTGTCAATACTGATGTGCTCATGCTCGAGAACGTGCAGCGGCGCGAGGTTGATCTGCAAAAGCACATGATACCTCCGCAGCACGAGATTGAGCAGAGgaatgagcagcagagctgggtggaCATGtcatctctgctctttgctctgctgcagtaCTGGAAGATCTGGTTCAGTATGGGACTGATTCTGTTGCTCTTTTGGAACATGGTGCAGTccctaaaaatgaaaaagcgtgatgaaagcagcagtgaaaatgaCAGCTCCAGTGGCAAGGAGGAGGCATCGGGagtgaaggaagaggaagaggaagaggtggAAAAGGAGGAACAGGAGGAACATCAGGAGGAACAGGTGGAACAGGTGGAACAGGTGGGACAGCAGGAACAGGTGGAACAGGAGGAACAGGTGGAACAGGAGGTGCAGGTGGAACAGGAGGATCAGCAGGAGCATGTGGAACTGGTGGAACAGCAGGTGCAGGTGGAACAGGGCGAACAGCAGGAGCAGGTGGAACAGGTGGAAATGGAGgaacaggaagaagaggaggatgacGAGGAAGAAGACTTCAAAGATTCAGCACTGACCAAATTTCTCAAACAGCGTGCCCTGGCAAAGGTGGAAGGAAGGGCCACCAGGTGCCCTATAGTGGAGGAGCTGATGAACGAGCTCCTGCAGACCTTCAGATTGCTCTGGTCCAACAGCTTCTTCCCGGTGCTGCAGCCCGCCATTGGGGTGGGCAGCGCCTTTGAAGGCTGGAGTCCCCGGGAGTGGGACACTGTGTACTGCCTGCTCGTGCCCATAGAGGCCCCCCCTGGGCACAGCTTCTTCCTGGAGCTGGGAGATGAAGGGCACGGGCTGGCAAGGAACTCCCGCGTCCGCGTGGAGCTTCAGTGCATGTGCCAAAGGGAGAAGCTGCTGGGGAATGTGCTGTGCTTCCTCCACCACgaggaggaagagctgagcCAAAATCAGGACCCCAGCCTGCTACAGACTCTCTGCACTGACTCCTACCTGGATGTGGAGAGAACTGTCACCTGGTTCACCGTACAGGTGGCAGCAATCTGGAAGACCACCCACCACGCGCACGCCTACAGCCTGAAGGTGCTGCCTTCCAGACGCTCCTGCAAGCTCCAGCTGACAGAAGCCTACAGCGGGGAAAAAGTCCTCGTCGAGCTGCTGTTCGGGGTGCAGCAAGAATACTCGGACATCTACCTGACCAGCCAGAACACAGACGCCGGCTTTACGCCCAGCACAACATggccacagagctgtgctgtggcagaaaagaagttcttccagCACACGGCCAGGAGTACCGGACAGGACAGCTCCCACCTGCACTGCCTGACGTTGCTTGCCAGCATCTTAGTGGGCATGGGCTTTTCCACCTATGTCATCAAGACTCTTGTCCTCCACAGTTTGGCCATCATCCCTTTGAAGAAGTGGCGCAGGAAGTATTTCCTGAATCGGATGGAGAATCTCCTGCGGTACCTGCGCTTCTGCCTGGACGAGAAATGCCTGAACCACTTCTTCCTTGGCAGCAAGTCGGTGCACAGCACGATTGTCCTGCCGCAGTCCTTCCGATCCGCCAAGCCGCTCAACCTCTTCCAGCACCTGGAGGAGGACCCGGACGCCCACTCCATAGCGCTGCGTGAGTTCAGGGAGCTGAAAGATCGCTACATCAGACTGCTGCTGTTCGGACGCTGA